In the genome of Crassaminicella thermophila, the window TCACTGGCTTTAATAATCCCACCATTTATATAAGAATTCTCTCCTATAAAAATATTCTTTCCATATATTACTAAAGTTTTGTGATTTATAATTGATGGATTTTTAATATTTTTCTGCTTAACAGAATAAGAATTAAACTTAGTAATAATAGCCTGAAAAATTCTGATTATAATATTTATTCCTCTACCAATAATTAATATTAATATTCTAATTATGCTTTTCATATACAATTTCCTTTCAGTCAATTAAATTTCATTCTGTTTACTAAATGTGCTATAAATCGAAAGTTAATTGACAGATAAAACAAGTGCTCTCTTCCTAATTTTGAAAAATGTCAATAAATTTTTATGTTTGAATAGAAATCTTATTTATTTATATATTATTATTTAGTTTCTTTTTTGCAATAATTTCTTTATGCAATTTAATTTGGTCAAATTCCCATCTTTGTCTAACTTTCTTACTTGGAACACCAGTATAAACTGAAAATGGTGGAACATCTTTTGTTACTACACTAGCTGCTCCGATGATTGATCCTTCTCCAATTCTGACTCCTTTTAATATTGTCACATTTGCTCCTATCCAAACATCATTTTCAATTATTACATCTTTGTCTGTATTTTCATTTTTTTCCTTTACATCTATCATAAATTCACCAATTATATCTGTCCTATGATCTCCACCAAGTATCACAACATTAGGTCCAAACATCACATTATCCATAATTATAATATTACTATGTGTGCTTCTAAATATTGCATTAGGTCCAATATATACCTTATTGCCAATAATAATATTATCATATGAAAAACTTCCCCCACTAGCAATAATCACCTTTGTACCACAACTTTTAAACATGCTAAGTTCTAAATGCATATGTACTCTATTTATGACTTTCCTCATATTAGTAATACTTTTATACACACACTTTTTCAAGTATAAAAACATTTATTTTATCTTCCTTTCTCAACAAACTTTATTCTCTAAATTGACTCGATGTTCATTATTCGATATCCCTATTAAACTCCATATAAAAACAGATATAATAATATTATTCTGAATAATTGAAACTTCAAAAAAATCCCTCATTAGTAATCCAGAAAATATAACAAACGTTACTTTACAAAACTTATCACTTCTTAATTTGAATAATATCCGTATTATACTAAAAAATAGAAATATTAATAGAAATAATCCTATTACTCCCTGTTGAAATAAAACTTGAATATAAAGATTATGAGCACTTAAGCCTTTTCCATCTATCAAACTTGGTTCAACCCCAGTTCCATAACCAAACCAGTAATTCTCCTTCAATGAATTAACGAGCTTAAACCAGATATCTATTCTACCAGTCTCTAACCTTTTTCCAAGATAAACTGCAGAAAATCTTTGAAGATTAATATTATTTAAATAGCTAAAATATGGTAGTAATAATATAGTTAATATTAATAAAATCATGAATCCGATTATTAGCTTAATCATCTTATTTCTTTTTTCCAAGAAACACATATATATATATATATTTAAGCCAATAATCAAACCAACCCAACTTGCTCTTGAGAAAGAAAGTACAATTGCAGCTGCAGCTATAGATA includes:
- a CDS encoding O-antigen ligase family protein → MSKSSRYSSIFISLVLYISPLLGWTFNKSTNIYVRFALYLLLLGIFAINLLNKNTKYKLNNQILIPFYLYLLWTVLRINRLDVGLEQFVMLVGLFTLIIILGSVKWDKKDIDLIISSGMKILILLVICGFLSGFGLGKPMTGFFLNANLYGGILLSYMFFPIYKFEMEKNNLKKRVYFLLISIAAAAIVLSFSRASWVGLIIGLNIYIYMCFLEKRNKMIKLIIGFMILLILTILLLPYFSYLNNINLQRFSAVYLGKRLETGRIDIWFKLVNSLKENYWFGYGTGVEPSLIDGKGLSAHNLYIQVLFQQGVIGLFLLIFLFFSIIRILFKLRSDKFCKVTFVIFSGLLMRDFFEVSIIQNNIIISVFIWSLIGISNNEHRVNLENKVC